In Gadus macrocephalus chromosome 4, ASM3116895v1, the following proteins share a genomic window:
- the LOC132456283 gene encoding cyclin-dependent kinase inhibitor 1B-like isoform X1 codes for MSDVRLSNASPTLERGVGDARPAEPAKPSVCRNLFGRSEREGFEKDCRATMHTAQRAFAERWDYDTVEDQPISTRSLEWEPVESPPEFYVRPAHKRPCPRGMFDPPGSDSRPEPGQDGILLNREPVKGSRKRRATPLDGCLSGCQTKHYLSDEDEDRDQPDPLGFPTLTLAEQTPRKPESQTNSKCVSPLSGRTVVDTGGGERGRGVSAASLRKEEEEGQALNIYNCSTFGTCHQNCLKSRPCSSVQMDCFSFLRRYFLPLFQM; via the exons ATGTCCGATGTTCGCCTGTCGAATGCCAGTCCGACCTTGGAGAGGGGGGTCGGGGACGCGCGTCCAGCCGAGCCAGCGAAGCCCTCCGTCTGCCGTAACCTGTTCGGTCGCTCGGAGCGGGAGGGCTTCGAAAAGGACTGCAGGGCGACTATGCACACTGCGCAGCGGGCTTTCGCGGAGAGGTGGGATTACGACACGGTCGAAGATCAGCCTATTTCCACGAGAAGTCTTGAGTGGGAGCCCGTCGAGTCTCCCCCGGAGTTCTACGTAAGACCGGCGCACAAGCGACCTTGTCCCCGTGGGATGTTCGACCCACCTGGAAGCGACTCCCGGCCAGAACCCGGGCAGGACGGGATACTGCTGAACCGTGAGCCGGTGAAGGGTTCGAGGAAAAGGCGAGCCACACCGTTAG ATGGTTGTTTGTCTGGGTGCCAAACTAAACATTACCTGTCGGACGAGGATGAGGACCGCGACCAGCCTGACCCCCTCGGATTCCCGACCCTAACGCTCGCCGAACAGACCCCGAGAAAGCCTGAGAGCCAAACCAACTCCAAATG TGTGTCTCCTCTATCCGGCAGAACTGTGGTGGatactggaggaggagagagagggagaggagtctCGGCAGCCTCTCtgcgaaaggaggaggaggagggtcaaGCACTGAATATATACAACTGTTCAACTTTCGGCACTTGTCATCAAAATTGCCTCAAAAGCAGACCATGTAGCAGCGTGCAAATggattgtttttcctttttgcgCAGATATTTCCTACCTTTGTTTCAGATGTAG
- the LOC132456283 gene encoding cyclin-dependent kinase inhibitor 1B-like isoform X4, with product MSDVRLSNASPTLERGVGDARPAEPAKPSVCRNLFGRSEREGFEKDCRATMHTAQRAFAERWDYDTVEDQPISTRSLEWEPVESPPEFYVRPAHKRPCPRGMFDPPGSDSRPEPGQDGILLNREPVKGSRKRRATPLELWWILEEEREGEESRQPLCERRRRRVKH from the exons ATGTCCGATGTTCGCCTGTCGAATGCCAGTCCGACCTTGGAGAGGGGGGTCGGGGACGCGCGTCCAGCCGAGCCAGCGAAGCCCTCCGTCTGCCGTAACCTGTTCGGTCGCTCGGAGCGGGAGGGCTTCGAAAAGGACTGCAGGGCGACTATGCACACTGCGCAGCGGGCTTTCGCGGAGAGGTGGGATTACGACACGGTCGAAGATCAGCCTATTTCCACGAGAAGTCTTGAGTGGGAGCCCGTCGAGTCTCCCCCGGAGTTCTACGTAAGACCGGCGCACAAGCGACCTTGTCCCCGTGGGATGTTCGACCCACCTGGAAGCGACTCCCGGCCAGAACCCGGGCAGGACGGGATACTGCTGAACCGTGAGCCGGTGAAGGGTTCGAGGAAAAGGCGAGCCACACCGTTAG AACTGTGGTGGatactggaggaggagagagagggagaggagtctCGGCAGCCTCTCtgcgaaaggaggaggaggagggtcaaGCACTGA
- the LOC132456283 gene encoding cyclin-dependent kinase inhibitor 1B-like isoform X3, with the protein MSDVRLSNASPTLERGVGDARPAEPAKPSVCRNLFGRSEREGFEKDCRATMHTAQRAFAERWDYDTVEDQPISTRSLEWEPVESPPEFYVRPAHKRPCPRGMFDPPGSDSRPEPGQDGILLNREPVKGSRKRRATPLDGCLSGCQTKHYLSDEDEDRDQPDPLGFPTLTLAEQTPRKPESQTNSK; encoded by the exons ATGTCCGATGTTCGCCTGTCGAATGCCAGTCCGACCTTGGAGAGGGGGGTCGGGGACGCGCGTCCAGCCGAGCCAGCGAAGCCCTCCGTCTGCCGTAACCTGTTCGGTCGCTCGGAGCGGGAGGGCTTCGAAAAGGACTGCAGGGCGACTATGCACACTGCGCAGCGGGCTTTCGCGGAGAGGTGGGATTACGACACGGTCGAAGATCAGCCTATTTCCACGAGAAGTCTTGAGTGGGAGCCCGTCGAGTCTCCCCCGGAGTTCTACGTAAGACCGGCGCACAAGCGACCTTGTCCCCGTGGGATGTTCGACCCACCTGGAAGCGACTCCCGGCCAGAACCCGGGCAGGACGGGATACTGCTGAACCGTGAGCCGGTGAAGGGTTCGAGGAAAAGGCGAGCCACACCGTTAG ATGGTTGTTTGTCTGGGTGCCAAACTAAACATTACCTGTCGGACGAGGATGAGGACCGCGACCAGCCTGACCCCCTCGGATTCCCGACCCTAACGCTCGCCGAACAGACCCCGAGAAAGCCTGAGAGCCAAACCAACTCCAAATG A
- the LOC132456283 gene encoding cyclin-dependent kinase inhibitor 1B-like isoform X2: MSDVRLSNASPTLERGVGDARPAEPAKPSVCRNLFGRSEREGFEKDCRATMHTAQRAFAERWDYDTVEDQPISTRSLEWEPVESPPEFYVRPAHKRPCPRGMFDPPGSDSRPEPGQDGILLNREPVKGSRKRRATPLDGCLSGCQTKHYLSDEDEDRDQPDPLGFPTLTLAEQTPRKPESQTNSKWYDFTSF; the protein is encoded by the exons ATGTCCGATGTTCGCCTGTCGAATGCCAGTCCGACCTTGGAGAGGGGGGTCGGGGACGCGCGTCCAGCCGAGCCAGCGAAGCCCTCCGTCTGCCGTAACCTGTTCGGTCGCTCGGAGCGGGAGGGCTTCGAAAAGGACTGCAGGGCGACTATGCACACTGCGCAGCGGGCTTTCGCGGAGAGGTGGGATTACGACACGGTCGAAGATCAGCCTATTTCCACGAGAAGTCTTGAGTGGGAGCCCGTCGAGTCTCCCCCGGAGTTCTACGTAAGACCGGCGCACAAGCGACCTTGTCCCCGTGGGATGTTCGACCCACCTGGAAGCGACTCCCGGCCAGAACCCGGGCAGGACGGGATACTGCTGAACCGTGAGCCGGTGAAGGGTTCGAGGAAAAGGCGAGCCACACCGTTAG ATGGTTGTTTGTCTGGGTGCCAAACTAAACATTACCTGTCGGACGAGGATGAGGACCGCGACCAGCCTGACCCCCTCGGATTCCCGACCCTAACGCTCGCCGAACAGACCCCGAGAAAGCCTGAGAGCCAAACCAACTCCAAATGGTACGACTTCACATCCTTTTGA
- the cdpf1 gene encoding cysteine-rich DPF motif domain-containing protein 1 → MEQMSRGLLQNTFTCELCGLSTPFTYFGQKPPNTRAIVLLEECFVTKDPFSPDKERFLVLGSNCSLCGSSACVGSNCSLFYTARFCMRCVNKNLHQFPGPIQKELGKKNPTSLPAVP, encoded by the exons ATGGAACAGATGAGCCGTGGTCTGCTGCAAAACACATTCACGTGTGAATTATGTGGTTTGTCTACCCCTTTCACATACTTTGGCCAGAAACCGCCCAATACCAGAGCCATTGT GCTGTTAGAGGAGTGTTTTGTGACCAAGGACCCTTTCAGTCCGGACAAGGAGAGGTTTCTGGTTCTGGGTTCTAATTGCAGCCTCTGCGGCAGCTCTGCTTGCGTCGGTTCG AACTGCAGTCTCTTCTACACCGCGCGTTTCTGTATGCGTTGTGTCAACAAAAACCTCCACCAGTTTCCCGGTCCAATCCAGAAAGAACTAGGCAAGAAGAACCCGACCTCCTTGCCAGCGGTCCCCTGA